Within Bradymonas sediminis, the genomic segment CGCCGCCGACACCCCGCGCGGCAAGGCCGCCCGCGCCATGCTCGCCGGGCCGCTCAACGTCGAGGTCTTCTCGGTCACCAACGCCACCCGCGAGGAGGAAGAGTCGATGCTCGCCGTCATCGTCGGGGAAATCGAGGCCGACTATCTCAGCCAGGTAAGCACCTGCGGGCTCGACGCGCATTTCGACAAGCTCAAGGCCGACTACGACGCCTTTGTCACCGAGATGCACCGAAACCCCAACGCCGCCCCCGCCCCGACCACCGCCCAACTCCAGGCGCAGGCCGAGCATATCCGCTCGAAGATGATCGAGGTCATCCACCGCGCCAACGGCGCCTGGCCGACCCCGTCGGAGCAAGACGGCCTCAACCGCGCGCATGTGCTCGGCCCCTTCGCCATCCAAAACGATCGCGCCGCGGCGTATTATAAACGCAATCGTGGCACGACGCTGTCCGAGGTCGACCCGGAGACCGGCGAGGAAGTCCTCGAGGACGGCGCTGACCCAGCCACGCCCACGCCCCCGGTCGAGCCCGTCGACGCCGACGCGGGCGTCGTAGAACCGGTCTAGGCTGAACGACCTTTCAGGGGGTCCCCCCCAGACCTGGGTTCTGGAACCCTTGTCGGAGGGGGTACCCGACCCGCAAAGAGTTCTAGAACCCTTATCACGCCGCTCGAGTCGAGCCGCGAGGGTTCTAGAACTCTTTTTGTTGCGTGCGACCCCATTTCGAGGGGTTTGACCGGGTTCCGCGTTTCGGGTTGCCCGTCCGCGGGCTCCCTACGCTACGCTTCGGTCACCGCGCGGCTACAAGGCCCATGCTTCGCATGGTGGGGCGGCGCTCGATCGCCGCATTTCACCCATAACGTAGCGAGACCCCACCCACGGACGAAGCGAAGCGTAGTCCGGCCTTGTAGCCGGGGGTGAGTTCCCCCAAAGCCTAAAGATTACGGATGGTTAGAGGTTTGCGAAAAGCCCGAACGCACCGCGATGCAAGGAGCCCTCGGGGTTCGGGTTGGCGGCGCGATTCAAACAACGACGCCACGCGCACCCAAAGCTCCCCGATCGGCCCACCCCATCAAACCAACAACGTCAACAAAACCGGCGCCACCTTGCGCAACACCGGCCACACATCCTCGATAAACCACGCCAACGCATCCCCATCCGCCGCCAGACGAACCCGCCGCGCCGACAATACCACCTTCAGATTGCCCAGCTCGCTATAATCTGTGATCTCCGCGTCGGATAATTCACCTATCGAGCGTCCGGCGAGTAGCTGCTCCTGTGCCCGGTCCAGGCGGTTGATGGCCTCGTCCAACGCCGACTCGCCGAATGTATCGAGCGCCGATTCAACCCGCGACCGCGTCTCCGCGCCCACGCCCCGTAGGGATTCGAGCAGCGAATCCTTTTCCTCCTCTAGATCAACCGCCCCGTAGAGCTCCTCGCCCAATCGAATCATCCGTTTCAGCGTATCGTCCGCGTTCATCGTGTGTCCTTATTCTTCGATTTGGGCCAGGTCGTTTGCTGCTACCTTCATCGCCTGGGCCTTTCGCAATGCTTCGTCGCAGAGGGCCTGGTTGCCAGCTTTGCAGCGTTTGATGAGGGCCTCGAGGGTTTTGGCTTCTTGTTGCATGACCTCGCCGTGTTGGCGGGTGGTGGTTTTGAGGGTGGGGCAGCAGGCGGGTAGCAATATGACGCCTAATAAGCATCCGATTCGCCGCAAGGTATCGATATGTTGAGATGATTTTATCATAGTGGAATCGAGATGAATATTGCTGTGACTACTCTGCAGCCGCGCTTGTGTTGCTTTCGTTAAGTAGGTTTTTTGCGGCATTAAGCCAATCAAGATCTCCAGACTTACGATCTCCATTGATCGGAAGAACGTGGACATTTGAATCGTCCTCAAGACGAATTCGCCTGCAATAATCTACTTTGGCCTGTTGTAGGCTGCTTGGATTAGTAGAATGCGTGTAGTGAAAAATAACTAGCTTCTTATTGTGTTCATTAACAAGCGATCTAATCATGCCATTAATATGCCCATCATCCCCATTAAATCTGTATCCAACCGTTACAATTGCGTCAGATTCTAGATAGCTATCAAATAAGTTGACATACCTTCGCGACATACTGATCGATGTCAGTGGCTTTATTCCACTCTGGGTTAGCATGAATGGAACTAAAATGTGTGGGTCTTTAGATAGCTCTTCAAGGCTGTCGTACGACTTTACAAGGTTTAAGTAAGGATCATAAAAATCGTTTAAACTTCCATTAAGATGCTGTAGTATTACATCGTTTTTGTCAGTGTCGCTCTCGTTTAGAATACGAGTGATCAAACTGTTGTAGTTTGAAGTCCCAATGGCCTTAATATTAATGCCATACAACCCCGCTTCTTGGAGATCATGGTAATATCCAGTTTTGCTTTCTAAGCCTTCTTTGTTAAGTTTTTCAATGAAGTTGTTGATGTATCTTCTTACCGTAAATAGGAAGATTGAAATTCTAGTGAATTTGGCCCAATCATCTTTAGGGTTGTAAAGATACCTAAAATAGCTATCAATGAGTGACTGATAATCAAGCGAAGTTATAAGCAGTTCTTCAAGTAGATGTCTTGCAAACTCAGATAGTACATCGCTTGATGTTGACTTATCATCAAGAGAACTCGTAGGCGTGGCTAATATTAGTTCTAACGCGAATGCTCCGACTTGCGTCATGTCAAGTGTGAAAACCCCGCTGATATCATCAAATATAGGTAGGTTTTGTGGTACCTTTGTAAAAATCTGTTGATTTAATTCGTTAATGTGGTTTTTTCCGTGGGCGCCAATGAAAAGTTGGATAAATGCGGTTAAGTATTGCCGAAGTTTTTGGTTTGATCGGTCACACGCAAGGAACTTTAGTAATGCTGAGAAGTATTTGGTTCCAAAAAGCTTGGTGTTGGTATTGAGTGTAGTGTTTACTTGCACGAGTTGAGAGTAAAGAGTTGCGCCTGGTTTTTCTTTTGTTTTCTCTTGAAAGCTTGCATCAAACCTATCTCGATCTACTGGCCCATTTTTTAAGCAAGTCTCTGCATGAGAGTCAAAGTTTTCGAAAAAGTCAATAATTAGTGAGCGCTTACTCTCTAGGGTTGATTCTATAATAGAGCTAAACTGTGCTTTACCAAAAGCATGTATCCGTTTATCTGCATATTGTGGAGGGAGCCAGTTGCATGCATATGGGGAACCTTGATTAATCCCGTCGAGTAATTTCTTAAACTCACCTTTATCTTGTGATGTATCTTGCTTGAAAATATCTAGGGCAAAACGACCACCGAGTGGGAGGCCGTAAGAGGCATCTGCTCCAGCACCAAAAAAGAAGCCTATATTTAGATTGTTTGTCATGTTTATCCTAAGGTAAGGGTTTAATTTGCCGAGTTTATTAAGTGATTTCGAAAAATGAAGTTACGAGTCTATCCTCCCCCTCCCTCCCAGCAACTCCGGCAACAACACATCACGCACCTCCCCCAACGTCCGACTCTCATGGATATTCGCAACAATCCGGTCAAACATCGGTTGCACAACACGCCCAAAAGCCTCAACAATCTCAGCAGGTGCCACAGTGATTGAATATTTCGTCATATCCCCCCACTTAACCCGAGGCATTCGCGTGCCACCCGAGACGTTGGTGCAATAGTCGATAAATATCTGATCACTTAGTTGGCAAACCAAATAGCCATGCCAATGCGCATTTTTGGGAGTGACTATCTGAATGTCGGTCGATGAAATGCCATCGATCGGAGCAATGCCGACTTTGCGGAAATAGGGTCGAAGGCGACCGAAGAGTATCTGGCCTTTTTTGAAATGGTATTTGCGGCTTGTTACTTCGGCTGACGCTCCCCAAGCATCCAGCGCGATGGACGCTTCGGGCATATCGCCGAGGCCGATATAGGGTGTGTCTGGTGGGAGTGTGGTCGGATCGACGCCATCGGATATTTTCTTCATGACATCGCCGAGCTTTCCTATTTCCCACCCCTCCGGAATATCCCCCAACCGCTCCGGAAACAACGCCGCCGTCCCCGCATCAACTCCCACCGGCGCCTTGCCGCGTTGCTTGGCGCGCACCGGGTCGAAGTCGACGAACCAGGACTTGAACAGCGCCCGGGCCATCGCCTCGAGCGTGCGGTTCATCCTGCGGTTGAGGTCGATTTTGTCGTCGAGGGTGCCGAGGATGTTGGCAATACGCTTTTGATCTTGAATCGGGGGAATTCTGAACTCAAAATTGGGGATATCAGCACAGCGTAAACTATTGAAAACAGCACCGACATTTAAATATTTTGAAACTTGTCCCCACCAATTCGGACCTTGAGTTAGCCAACGAAGAAAGGGAGGAAAGATATGTGTGCCATCAGCCCGCAGGATGACAAGGTTTTGTCCCAGCGCGAACTTGTTATTGGTAGAGACCCATGCCGTTACTCCAGGGTTGCATCTACGCGAGAGAACTACATCAAAGTGTTGCGGATGAACCTTTTCAGTCCACTCAACGAAATGTTCTTGAGTGATCTGACGAGGGTTCGCGGAGAAATCAATACGCCCATTTTTCATCTGAGGTATTGCAATATAAGGATATCCTGTTTCGGCCTCCGGTGGAGTTTTGTGGATACAGTCAAAAAGTTCGACTCCGGCTTCTTGGAGAGATAAAGTCTTCCACTCAGATCCCATACCCAACCCCCCGCAAATTCTCCCGAATCCGCTCCTCCAACCGCACCGCCTCCTCAAACTGTCCCGCCAATATATCGGTCAACCGCTCCATTTTCTCCTCAAACGGCTCTTCATCCGACACGTCGACCTCTTCGATGCCGACATAACGCCCCGGCGTAAGCACATAATTATGCTCGGCGATCTCTTCGACCGTTGCCGATTTGCAATAGCCTTTGATGTCCTCGTAGGGCTCGGCTGGGGCGAGGGTCTGGTCGCCGCGCCAGGCGTGGTAGGTGTCGGCGATTTTTTGGATATCGGCGTCGGTGAGCTCGCGTTGGGTGCGTGAGATCATGGCGCCCATTTTGCGGGCGTCGATGAAGAGCACTTCGCCGCGGCGCTCGCGGAAGTTTTTGTCGGCTTTATTATTGGCCAAAAACCACAGGCAAACGGGGATCTGGGTGCTATAAAAAAGCTGGCCGGGGAGGGCGACCATGCAGTCGACCATATCGCGCTCGACCAGGCTCTGGCGGATGTCGCCTTCGCCCGAGGTCTGGGTGGACATCGAGCCGTTGGCCATGACGAAGCCGGCCATGCCGTTCGGGGCGAGGTGGTGGACGAAATGCTGAATCCAGGCGTAGTTGGCGTTATTGGCCGGGGGCTTGCCGTATTTCCAGCGGGCGTCGCCATCTAAACGGTCGGCGCCCCAATCGCTTGAGTTAAAGGGCGGGTTCGAGATGACGTAATCGGCCTTTAGATCCGGGTGCAGGTCATTATGAAATGTGTCGGCGTGCGCGCCGCCCAGGTTCGCGTCGATGCCGCGGATGGCCAGGTTCATCTTGGCGAGCCGCCAGGTCGTGGGGTTGGATTCCTGTCCGTAGACGCTGATGTCGCGGCGGCTTCCGCCGTGCTCTTCGATGAATTCCTCGCTTTGGACAAACATCCCGCCCGAGCCGCAGCAGGGGTCGTAGACGCGGCCGCCCCGGCCGTCGGCCGAATAGGGGGCGAGCATCTCGACCAGGGTGCGGACCACTGAGCGCGGGGTGTAGAATTGCCCGCCTTTTTTGCCCTCGGCGCTGGCGAATTCGCCCAGAAAATACTCGTAGACTCGCCCCAGGATATCGCGCGAGCGGTTGCGCGCGCCGCCCAGCCCGATCGTGCCGATCAGGTCGACCAGCTCGCCGAGCGTATGCTTGTCGAGCGCAGGACGGTTATATTGCTTGGGCAAGACGCCCTTGAGCGATTTATTATCGCGCTCGATGGAGAACATCGCCTCGTCGATAAGCTTGCCGATCGTGGGTCGTTTGGCGTTGGCCTGCAGGTAGGACCAGCGCGCGTCCGGCGGCACCCAAAAGGCATTCTTTGCGCGGTATTCGTCGCGGTCCTCCGGGTCGGCGTAGGGCTCATCTTGGAGGGCTTCGTGGACCTCCTCGAAGGCGTCCGAGATATATTTGAGGAACACCAGCCCAAGCACGACATGCTTATACTCGGCGGCGTCCATATTTTTGCGCAGCTTGTCGGCCGCCTGGAAGAGCTTTCGCTCGAAGTTGATGTCGCGGCCGTCCGATTTGTCGGGCTTCGGCGGCTTGGCCTTCGGCGAGGGCGCGCTGCCCGGCGCGCCGATTAGCCCCTGCAGCGCTTTGAGCTGCACGACCGTCGGCGTCTGCTCGCCGGCTTCCCACGCGCGCACATCCGATTCAGCGACGTCGAGCTTTTCGGCGAGTTGGGTGGGGGAGAGTTCGAGGGCCTTACGGCCGGAGGCGATCCAATTGGCTACATCTGTCATACGAAATCACTGCTTGAAGTTGTGGCTGCCCGCCAGATTGCGAGGGATCTTGATTGAGTAGGAGGTTAGGGCGTGAAGGGGTAGGGAAGCAAGTGCAATTATGGGGTTTTATGATCGTATGGCGACCCGTTGCGAGCGAGGCGTCCGCACGATTGCTTTGTGATATCTTTTCCGTTCAAGAAACTATTGGCCAACGCGGTGCTCCCCACTGTCGCTTCGCGATATCTCCCCCGAAGCGGAGAAATGCTATGGGTTCTTTGTGGCGACTCGGGTTTACGGGGTATTGGATTTTTGAATCCATTGGTTGACCGTGGGCATTGATCTTGAAGTCGCTCTGGATCTCGACGTAGGCGTCGGGGCTGCCGCCGCGTGAGAGGGGGACGGCGTTGTTGATGAGGACGTCGAGGGTCTGGGATTTAAGGACTTTTTTGAACGTGGTGACGCTGTCCGGGTCGGTGATATCGAGTTGGAGGATCGCGAAAGTGATGAATAAATACTTCTCGACGATGCCAAAGACTTCGTTTCTGGAGTAGAAATCAACGACTCCTCAAGTTGGCGATGAGCACTTGGTTCGGTTATCTTTTGGGCTCCATAGCGCGCGCGGGTTGGCGCGATTACTCACGAGAGCGATAGAGCGAGAGGCTAATGATGAAGCATCCGAATAGATATGCTGCGCGCCTTCGATTCCTCATCGTCATGGGATTTCTCGGCGTATTTGTGTCGGGTTGCGGGGGCTCGATGGGCACCCTTGAGAACGAGCGGGCAGACTCGATCGAGGCCTTCGACGAAGATTTGGACGTGTTTTATAAAGGGGCCGACGATCCTGGCATTTGGCGCGTGGCGCTGGGGGACGGGTCCAAAGAGAAGCTTTTTGATAAAAAATATTCGCTGATCGATGTGTCGCTGGCGCGCGATATTTGGGTGTTCAACGACTCTGATCTCAACTTCTATATGCAGCGCCCCGGCGACCGAAATCCCGAGAAGTTTAAGGCGTTTGAGGGGTTATTAGGACAGGCGGCGATTGCGCCGGATGCGTCTCGGGTTGCGCTGACGCGCATTCGCCATCTCGACGGTCCCACCAACGAGATGGGCGACAGCCGAATCTATTTTGTCGACCTGAATGACCTGAAGATCACGAAGATCGAGACACCGATACGCTCGTGGATGACGCAACTTTCCTGGAGCCGAGACGGGCGCTCGCTGATTGTCGGTACCTTCGACCAAGAGCTGTGGCGGGTCGACCCGAGCAGCGGCGCGTCGACTGAGGTCGCAGACCCGCAAGAGCTCGTCGGGCAATACCATCCCAAGGCCGGCGGCTCTGCGCAGACGACGTGCCCCGGCGAGGGGGGCGCGACCCTGGTGCAGAGTGAGTGGGGGGCGGACGAGGGCATCGCCCTTGAGCTTGCCGACGGGACAAGCTCGCCGCTTGTGACCATCTCGGGGCGTGAGCGCGGGTTCCACGATTATCAGGCCACGGTGTCGACTTTCTTCTTTACGCCATCCTGCAAAAACGTCGTCTTCGCCTATGATACCCGCGTCTGGATCGTTAGCGTTGAGACCCTGCTTGCGTATGAGATCACGGCGGGTCGCTATCCGTTTCTGTTGTGAAAGCCCATATATTGCCAATGGGGTAGCTCCTTTCGGTTCAATTCATCTATCATAAAACCCGTGCCATTCTTTGGGGGGCGTAAATATCTGTTGATAGCGCGAGCGTCCGGCGGGTGAGAGACCGTAGAAATAGGCGTCCCACTCCTCCATATAGGCTTCGCCGTAGCCCATCCGCCAGCCTATTGAGGCGCGGTGGAGCTCGGGATATTTCTCCCAAGGCGGCGGCAGCGGCCGGTTCAACGAGTCAAACTCGCCTGACTCGCCGAGGCGGTCGCGTTCCTGCATCCATAGCTTTCCGAGCATATTTTTTTTGCCGCCCCAGAAGTCGCCGGTCTTGGCATGTTGCTTCAGGCGAGCGGGGGCGGTGATGAGGAGGACGGCCCGGACGTCGGCGTTTTGCCGGGCCTTGGCGCTGAGCGCTTTTCGCATCACTCCGACCTTTATCTTGTGCCAGTCAGGGCGTTGATCGCGGCGGTGCTGGTGGGCGATACGTCTGGCCTCGTCGGGCGTCTCGGCGCGAATGATGGCGTAGCGAAGTTTTGCATCCTTGAACTTCGCTGTCTGGAAATAATGCTCGGCTGTCTGCCAACTCATGCCGTCGATATAGACTTGGTGGCGCGAGGCGTTTGATAAGCAGCCGAACGGGTCTTCAGGGTTTAAGAAGTAGATGCTTTCGACGGGCATTTCTTATCTCCGGCTCTGGGTTGGCATAGGCGCCCGATAATGGCGCAACGGCGTCGAACGGGCCAGTCGAATCGTTGCCTGGGGCGCTGTTAGATGATCGCGATACGGTAGCAAATGACAGTCGAGGCTTGAAAGCAACCGCACGGTTCGCGAGCAGCTCGGAGGTGACGCCGCGCTGTGCGACGCGCATCTGGCGGCGGCGATGGGGTTTGAGGGGTGAGTGGTCGCGGACCCGGCGCCGGTGGCGAAGGCTTGTCGGTGGCTCAGTCTTCGTAAAGGCGGGGGGAGTACGCTATTGAGGTATTATGGTATGAAGAAATTCTATTTATAAGCCACGTTAACGGAGCCGGTACCATGTCGAAATTAAAGACGAGACAGTCAGTGATGTTGGGTGTTCTCATATCGGTTCTCGTGGCCGCGGGATGCGCCGATGACTCCAACTCGAAGACGCGCTCGGACGCCGGACAGGATGCGCATTCTCTCCAAGATGTGACTTCCGAAGAGGACAGCATTTCTGACGAGGATGCCGCGGAGCGGGACGCGGCCGGGCAGGACGCGGCCGACGGCGAGTCGCAAGTCCCGGATACATCGGGCGCGGTCATCGACGGGTGTCAGATATTTCCGGCCGATAATCCCTGGAATCAGGACATCTCCAGCCTCCCGTTGCACCCGCGCGGCGCTCAGATACTCGCCGAGATGAACCCGACGAAAACACTTCACCCGGACTGGGGAGATTGGTCGACGAATCATTACGGGATTCCGTGGGTCAGCGGCACCGGGGCGCCTGCTGCGCCGATCACCTGGACGGCATCTTGGGGACCATCGGAGAGTGACCCCAAACCCTGCGCGGGCGGCGATTTTTGCTATCCGATCCCGCCCGACGCACCCATTGAGGGCGGCCCCGACGCCGACAGCAACGCCGACCGTCATGTGCTCTTTCTGGACACCGCTGGCGCGCCGAATAATTGCACGCTCTATGAACTCTATATGGCGCAAAATTACGCCGACGGACATTGGACCGCCGGCAACGGCGCCATCTTTGATCTCGGCAGCAACGCGCTTCGCCCCGCCGGCTGGACCAGCGCGGACGCCGCCGGCCTGCCCATCCTCCCGGGTCTGGTGCGCGTCGAAGAAGTGCTCGCCGGCGAGATAAAACACGCGATGCGGTTCACGGTCAGGCGCAGCGCGAAGGCGTATATTCCGCCGGCGACCCACGCCGCCGGGCGCGACGGAACGGATCTTCCGCCGATGGGTCTTCGCGTGCGCCTGCGCGCCGATTATCCCGTCGAGAGCGCCACTCCCCACGCTCAGGTCATCCTGCGGGCCATGCAAACCTATGGGTTAATCCTGGCCGACAACGGCAGCGATTGGTTTATCACAGGCGATAGCGACGACCGCTGGGAGCCGCTGATGGATGACGTTATTGGTGGGTTGCGCCAGGTTCGGGGCAGTGATTTCGAGGTCGTGGATACCGGGGAGGCGGTCCCGCAATAGGTTTGTTTGGGGGGAACGTGATTGACGACACCGACCCCTGTTTTGAAGAAACTTCTTCAAACAGAAAATAATTTATGCGCGTCCGTGAGGTGAGGGCCTTGTGGCGATGTTATCCTGTTGTTTTAACAGGGCTTTTTGGCGAGCTTGAGTCAAGGTCTAGGCGGCTTATGGTGAGATATTTGTCCAGGCACGCAACAAATCCGTCTGTTTTGTCGAAAACTATATTGGCGAGTTTTGAGAGGTCGCCGGATCGCTCGAGAGAGCTCAACGAAACTGATGATTTATGGAGGTTGTGATGGGTATCAAGATTGGTGAAGAGGAGCAGGGCGCGGGTGGGGATAATGTGCTGGAGTTTATCGCGGGGCAGCCGGACTATGTGGAGGTTGGGCGCGGTGATTTTTGCGTGGTGACCGTGAATTGGAAGGATGGCTCGGGGGTGGTGCATCGCTTCGAGACGATGGCGGAGGCGAAGGCGCAGCACGAGCGGAATGTCGCTCGGGATAGGCCGTTGGTGGGGATTGGTCGGCCGAATTGAGTATCTAGTTCTCCACAAGACATGCTGCATCGCACCCAAAAGGCTCCACGCGTCGACATCTTTGACGCGCGGAGCCTTCTTTTTTGTTGCGCGGAGCGTTCGGTTCGTCCCGGGCGGGCGGATGGGGCATTATTGGCGTTGCAAAACCCGCGAGTATTTCAGCGGTCGAGGGAGTTGGTCGCTGCTGATGGTGACCGAGAGGAGCAGGGATTTGCCGCCGTCGCGCAGGGTGTAGACGTTTTCGCGCGTGCCGTCATCGTTCTTAAATACCTGGACGATGCGCTGGCCGTCGAGCTTCTGAGATAGGCGGACGATGTGTCCGTCGTCATCTTCCCAATTGATGAACGCGCCGTTTTTTGGCGACGTGGTGTCGGGGTGTCCCTTGCAGTTGAGGGTTATGGTGTCGGCGGCGAAGGCGACGTGCAAGTTGGCGCATGGCTCGGTTGACTCGATGAGCGCGGAGCGGGCGAATGAGCGCTTATAGAAGGCCATGTCGTCGACGAGCTCTTCAATAACCTGGGCGATCGCGGCGCGGTCTTTTTTTAGGTTCCTGGTGCTGACATAGGTGCCGGCGAATTGGGCCTGGACGGTCTGGCCGGCGGGGGGCTGGGCCAGCGCGATGGTCGGGGTCCCCAGGCAGAATATGACAAACAACAAGAGCGCTCGGGTTTTCATGGTGGCCTCATTATCTTTGCTGGCGTGACCACTGGCTGATCCGTGGTCGACGCAGTGGTGCAGTGTGGTGGTTGCAAAGATTGAATGTAGGCACGGTCTGGATGCTGCCGAGCGCTCAGGTGTTTACCAGGGGATGCGGTTTCCGTTCCATTCGATGAATTGGCCGCTGTCGTTCATGTCGGCTTTGTCGATGCGTTCGATCAGGTTTGAGATGCTGGTCTCGGGGGTGATGAGGCCGTTGGGGCCGCCCATATCGGTTTGGACCCAGCCGGGGTGGACGACGAACGCGATGAAGCCCTCGGGGCGCAGGTCGATGGCCAGCGAGCGGGTGGCGATGTTGAGGGCGGCTTTGGACATGCGGTAGGCGTAGGATCCGCCGCCGCTATTGTCGCCGATCGAGCCCATCTTTGAGCTGATATTGACGATCTTTTTGCCCTTGCCGCGGCGCAGCGCGGGCATGGCAGCCTCGATGACCCGCAGCGTGCCGATGGCGTTGATGGCGAAGTCTCCCTGAATCTCGTCGAAGTCGAAGTCGTTGGGTGAGCCGCCGCGCGAGAGGCGCCCGGCGTTATTGATCAGCACGTCGACGTTGTCGTTCTCGAGGGACTTCGCCAGCGCGGCGACGCTGTCGGGGTCGGTGATGTCGAGGGCGTGAACCGCCTCGAGGTGCTCGGAGGAGTCGGCGAGTTGGGTGAGTTCGTCGGCTTTGTCGGGGTTTCGGCAGGCGGCGATGACCTGGTCGCCGCGCGCGATGAGCTGGCGAGTGAATTCGAGGCCGAGGCCGCGATTTGCTCCGGTGATGAGGTATTTCATGATTTCCTTTTTGATGTTCTAGGGGAGATTAATAGCGCAGGCGCGCTCCGGGCGGTGAATTGTGCGTATGTTGTTGTGTCGGGGTTTATATGTATGGATTGCGTCGAGTTAATTCAAGGCGCTCGTAGCTCGTCGCAATGGATGGGCAATTGGCGAGTGATCATTTTCGAAATGCATCCCGGTGACGAAGGGTTTAAGGTAGCGTCGCAGGTGACGCCGTGTTGGCAGGTGTGATGAGCTAAGGAGGTATCGAGCATGTCGAAATCAAAGGGCGAAAAGCCCGTTAGCAAGCGTCAGAAGAAGAAGATCGTTGAGGCGGGGTTAAGGGAGCTGAAGAATAAGCCCGGCTGGGATATTGAGGCGTTTCGAAGTCGCTCGCCGCAGGAGGCGTTGCGGGATTTCGAGCAGGATTTTCGGGGCAACCGGGTCTTCGCGAAGTCGGAGCAGTGCGGGGATTGCTTGGAGGTGCGGGAGCAACTTGGGGATGACACCGCGCTTTGCGACGTGCATTTGGCGGCGGCGATGGGTTTTGATGGGTGAGTGTTTAGAAGTAGAGGCTCAGCGTGAGGCGCGCGTTTAGGGGCGGGCCGGCGGTGGTTGTGAGGACGGGGATTTCGCTGGCCGGGGCGCCGGGTTGCCAGTGGCTGGCGTAGTGGTATTCGCCCTCGCGCAGGCGTTGATTGAGCAGGTTTTCGACCTCGAGATCCAGGCGCAGCCAATCCCAGTGATAGCCGACGGTGAGGTCGGTCATGAGCAGTGTTGCGCCGGTGGCGCCGTGGGGGAGCGTGCGCGGGGCGACGGCCAGGGCGCGCAGTCCGGCGCGAAAGCCGCTGGGGTGTGTTGCGATGGCGCGCGCGCCGGCGGTGAGCCAGGGGGCGAGCGGGACGGGGTTGCCGGACTCGGTAAAGCGTGCGTCGACGTAGGTGATATCGGCGCGCAGGCTCAGCCAGGAGAGCGGGTCGGAGTAGAGGACGAGTTCGGCGCCGAGGCGGCGGGTGCCGTTGAGCTCGAGGTTGACGCCGGAGACGTGGTCGAAGATGGACTCGCGCTCGATGAAGGTCGCGAAGCCGGCGAGGCTCAGGCCGAACCAGTCTTTGGGGTTCCAGCGGGTGCCGAGTTCAAAGGCGTCGGAGACGGTGTTGGCGGGGTCACCTCCATCGTAGATCTCGTCGCCGATGCCGGATTGGGCGGGCTTAAATGTGGAGAAGGCGCGGGCTTCGGGCGAGCGCAAGCCGCGACCGTAGGCGGCGAAGAGTTGCCAGAATTCGCGTGCCTGCCAGCGTGCTGTGAGGCGCGGGGAGACTGCCAGGAGTTGGTCGTCGGATTGGGGCGTGTCGGCGAGGTGGTCGCGCAGGTCGAAATGAACGAGGTCGAGGCGCGCGCCGGTGTTGAGTTGAAGCGCGTGGTGGGGTTGCCATTGGAGGCCGGCGAGGGCGTGGGCGTTGAGCTGGACACCTTCGAGG encodes:
- a CDS encoding restriction endonuclease subunit S; amino-acid sequence: MGSEWKTLSLQEAGVELFDCIHKTPPEAETGYPYIAIPQMKNGRIDFSANPRQITQEHFVEWTEKVHPQHFDVVLSRRCNPGVTAWVSTNNKFALGQNLVILRADGTHIFPPFLRWLTQGPNWWGQVSKYLNVGAVFNSLRCADIPNFEFRIPPIQDQKRIANILGTLDDKIDLNRRMNRTLEAMARALFKSWFVDFDPVRAKQRGKAPVGVDAGTAALFPERLGDIPEGWEIGKLGDVMKKISDGVDPTTLPPDTPYIGLGDMPEASIALDAWGASAEVTSRKYHFKKGQILFGRLRPYFRKVGIAPIDGISSTDIQIVTPKNAHWHGYLVCQLSDQIFIDYCTNVSGGTRMPRVKWGDMTKYSITVAPAEIVEAFGRVVQPMFDRIVANIHESRTLGEVRDVLLPELLGGRGRIDS
- a CDS encoding N-6 DNA methylase, with protein sequence MTDVANWIASGRKALELSPTQLAEKLDVAESDVRAWEAGEQTPTVVQLKALQGLIGAPGSAPSPKAKPPKPDKSDGRDINFERKLFQAADKLRKNMDAAEYKHVVLGLVFLKYISDAFEEVHEALQDEPYADPEDRDEYRAKNAFWVPPDARWSYLQANAKRPTIGKLIDEAMFSIERDNKSLKGVLPKQYNRPALDKHTLGELVDLIGTIGLGGARNRSRDILGRVYEYFLGEFASAEGKKGGQFYTPRSVVRTLVEMLAPYSADGRGGRVYDPCCGSGGMFVQSEEFIEEHGGSRRDISVYGQESNPTTWRLAKMNLAIRGIDANLGGAHADTFHNDLHPDLKADYVISNPPFNSSDWGADRLDGDARWKYGKPPANNANYAWIQHFVHHLAPNGMAGFVMANGSMSTQTSGEGDIRQSLVERDMVDCMVALPGQLFYSTQIPVCLWFLANNKADKNFRERRGEVLFIDARKMGAMISRTQRELTDADIQKIADTYHAWRGDQTLAPAEPYEDIKGYCKSATVEEIAEHNYVLTPGRYVGIEEVDVSDEEPFEEKMERLTDILAGQFEEAVRLEERIRENLRGVGYGI
- a CDS encoding NADAR family protein is translated as MPVESIYFLNPEDPFGCLSNASRHQVYIDGMSWQTAEHYFQTAKFKDAKLRYAIIRAETPDEARRIAHQHRRDQRPDWHKIKVGVMRKALSAKARQNADVRAVLLITAPARLKQHAKTGDFWGGKKNMLGKLWMQERDRLGESGEFDSLNRPLPPPWEKYPELHRASIGWRMGYGEAYMEEWDAYFYGLSPAGRSRYQQIFTPPKEWHGFYDR
- a CDS encoding SDR family oxidoreductase, with amino-acid sequence MKYLITGANRGLGLEFTRQLIARGDQVIAACRNPDKADELTQLADSSEHLEAVHALDITDPDSVAALAKSLENDNVDVLINNAGRLSRGGSPNDFDFDEIQGDFAINAIGTLRVIEAAMPALRRGKGKKIVNISSKMGSIGDNSGGGSYAYRMSKAALNIATRSLAIDLRPEGFIAFVVHPGWVQTDMGGPNGLITPETSISNLIERIDKADMNDSGQFIEWNGNRIPW